A section of the Phacochoerus africanus isolate WHEZ1 chromosome 4, ROS_Pafr_v1, whole genome shotgun sequence genome encodes:
- the YJEFN3 gene encoding yjeF N-terminal domain-containing protein 3 isoform X2 gives MSSGAGPDIAEAPEERRFLSTAEAAALERELLEDYRFGRQQLVEWCGHASAVAVTKVFPLPALSRKQRTVLVVCGPEQNGAVGLVCARHLRVFEYEPTIFYPTRSLDPLHRDLTTQCEKMDIPFLSYLPTEAGTQRPAATLRTGYGRTCWYPWRRPSDAPAASLGATTSWPAGSCPTTCAESSLCACQDTRAPNASRHFESHPRLHGLGLRQ, from the exons ATGAGCAGCGGCGCCGGCCCGGACATAGCGGAGGCACCTGAGGAGCGgcgttttctcag CACCGCAGAGGCAGCTGCCCTGGAGCGGGAGCTGCTGGAAGATTATCGCTTTGGGCGGCAGCAACTGGTGGAGTGGTGTGGCCATGctagtgctgtggctgtgaccaag GTGTTCCCTTTGCCGGCTCTTTCCCGGAAGCAGAGGACAGTGCTGGTCGTGTGCGGCCCGGAGCAGAATGGGGCAGTGGGGCTGGTCTGTGCCCGGCACCTGCGGGTGTTC GAATATGAACCAACCATCTTCTACCCCACACGCTCACTGGACCCACTGCATCGGGACCTGACTACCCAGTGTGAGAAGATGGACATCCCCTTCCTGTCCTATCTGCCCACAGAG GCTGGGACCCAGAGACCGGCGGCGACTCTGAGGACGGGCTACGGCCGGACGTGCTGGTATCCCTGGCGGCGCCCAAGCGATGCGCCGGCCGCTTCTCTGGGCGCCACCACTTCGTGGCCGGCCGGTTCGTGCCCGACGACGTGCGCCGAAAGTTCGCTCTGCGCCTGCCAGGATACACGGGCACCGAATGCATCGCGGCACTTTGAAAGCCACCCTCGCCTACACGGCTTGGGACTGCGCCAATAA
- the YJEFN3 gene encoding yjeF N-terminal domain-containing protein 3 isoform X1, with the protein MSSGAGPDIAEAPEERRFLSTAEAAALERELLEDYRFGRQQLVEWCGHASAVAVTKVFPLPALSRKQRTVLVVCGPEQNGAVGLVCARHLRVFEYEPTIFYPTRSLDPLHRDLTTQCEKMDIPFLSYLPTEVQLINDAYRLVVDAVLGPSVEPSEVGGPCTRALATLKLLSIPLVSLDIPSGWDPETGGDSEDGLRPDVLVSLAAPKRCAGRFSGRHHFVAGRFVPDDVRRKFALRLPGYTGTECIAAL; encoded by the exons ATGAGCAGCGGCGCCGGCCCGGACATAGCGGAGGCACCTGAGGAGCGgcgttttctcag CACCGCAGAGGCAGCTGCCCTGGAGCGGGAGCTGCTGGAAGATTATCGCTTTGGGCGGCAGCAACTGGTGGAGTGGTGTGGCCATGctagtgctgtggctgtgaccaag GTGTTCCCTTTGCCGGCTCTTTCCCGGAAGCAGAGGACAGTGCTGGTCGTGTGCGGCCCGGAGCAGAATGGGGCAGTGGGGCTGGTCTGTGCCCGGCACCTGCGGGTGTTC GAATATGAACCAACCATCTTCTACCCCACACGCTCACTGGACCCACTGCATCGGGACCTGACTACCCAGTGTGAGAAGATGGACATCCCCTTCCTGTCCTATCTGCCCACAGAG GTTCAGCTCATCAACGATGCCTACAGGCTGGTGGTGGATGCTGTGCTGGGCCCCAGTGTGGAGCCTAGTGAGGTTGGGGGCCCCTGCACACGTGCGCTGGCCACGCTCAAGCTACTGTCCATCCCCCTTGTGAGCCTGGACATTCCCTCAG GCTGGGACCCAGAGACCGGCGGCGACTCTGAGGACGGGCTACGGCCGGACGTGCTGGTATCCCTGGCGGCGCCCAAGCGATGCGCCGGCCGCTTCTCTGGGCGCCACCACTTCGTGGCCGGCCGGTTCGTGCCCGACGACGTGCGCCGAAAGTTCGCTCTGCGCCTGCCAGGATACACGGGCACCGAATGCATCGCGGCACTTTGA
- the NDUFA13 gene encoding NADH dehydrogenase [ubiquinone] 1 alpha subcomplex subunit 13, translating into MAASKVKQDMPPPGGYGPIDYKRNLPRRGLSGYSMFAVGIGTLLFGYWSMMKWNRERRRLQIEDFEARIALMPLFQAEKDRRVLQMLRENLEEEAIIMKDVPDWKVGESVFHTTRWVTPMMGELYGLRTNEEILSATYGFIWYT; encoded by the exons ATGGCGGCATCGAAGGTGAAGCAGGACATGCCCCCACCAGGGGGCTATGGCCCTATCGACTACAAGCGGAACCTCCCACGTCGAGGACTGTCGG GCTACAGCATGTTCGCTGTGGGCATCGGGACCTTGCTCTTTGGATACTGGAGCATGATGAAGTGGAACCGTGAGCGCAG GCGCCTGCAGATCGAGGACTTCGAGGCCCGAATTGCACTGATGCCTCTGTTTCAGGCAGAGAAGGACCGGAG AGTTCTCCAGATGCTTCGGGAGAACTTGGAGGAGGAGGCAATCATCATGAAGGACGTGCCGGACTGGAAG GTGGGCGAGTCGGTGTTCCACACAACACGCTGGGTCACCCCAATGATGGGTGAGCTCTATGGGCTGCGGACCAATGAAGAGATTCTCAGCGCCACCTATGGCTTCATATGGTACACGTAG